A window of Yoonia sp. SS1-5 genomic DNA:
TGGCAAGGCCGCAATGGTGCTTGCACTGCAACATGCGGACAAGGTGAATAGGCTGGTCGTGGCCGATATCGCACCCGTTACCTATGCCCATTCGCAGCAAGGCCCGATTGACGCCATGCGTGCTGTCGCGTTGGACAGCATCACATCGCGCGCCGATGCCAAGGCGCAGCTGGGTCAGCTGGAACCGGGTGTTCCGGATTTCCTGTTGCAAAGCCTCGACATGAAAGCGCGCCGCTGGACGCTGAACCTTGATGTTTTGGCCGCTGACATGGACAAGATCATAGGATTTCCGGAAATTTCAGGCACATATGACAAACCAACACTCTTTTTGTCTGGCGCCCAGTCCGACTACGTCAAGCCAGAACATCGACCCCAGATCAAGACGCTATTCCCAAGCGCAAAGTTCGCCAAGATCCCCGGGGCGGGCCATTGGCTGCATGCGGAAAAACCGCGAGAATTCGAAGCCGCGGTTGCGGCATTCCTGACCCACTGACACGAACGGAGCCATACATGAACACCGATCTGCTGAAACGTCTTTGCGAAACGCCCGGCGTCCCCGGCCATGAACATCGCGTGCGCGATCTGATCACCGCAGAGATCGACGGCATGTTTGACGCTGTGTCCACAGATCCGATGGGGTCGCTCTTATGCCGGCGCGACGCCAGCAAGAAAGACGCCCCAAAGGTCATGTTGCTGTGCCACATGGACGAGATAGGGTTTCTGGTCAGTCACATCACCAAGGAAGGGTTTCTGTATCTGCAGGCCGTTGGCGGCTTTGATCCGCGCAACCTTTTCTCGCGCCGGGTGCTGGTGTGCACCGATGCGGGCGATTTCAAAGGGGTGATGAACCCCGGTGGCAAGCCCATCCACATTTCCGCCCCCGAAGACCGCAAGAAAGTTCCGCCCGTGGGTGATTTCTTTGTTGATCTGGGCATGGGCAAGGCCGCGCATGATGTGGTCAAGGTCGGCGATTTTGTCGTTATGGATGAACCCTTTCTCGAGATGGGGAACAAATTCGTGTCCAAGGCGCTGGATAACCGGATTGCCTGCTGGCTGGGGATCGAAGCGATCCGCCAGTTGGGCGACAAGGGGCGCGGTGCCGAGATTCACGTGGCCTTTACCTCGCAGGAAGAGGTCGGATTGCGGGGCGCGCGTACCTCGTCCTTTGCCATCAGGCCCGATATCGGGCTGGGGATTGATGTGACATTGTCCTGCGATACGCCGGGCATCCCCGAAAAGGACGCCACAACCAAGCAGGGCAAAGGTTTTGGCCTGCATGTGCGTGACAGCTCTTTCATTGCGGATAAGGCACTGGTGGCCGAGATCGAGGCGCTGGCCATCGCAAATGACATCCCCTACCAGCGCACGATGCTGGCAGCCGGTGGTCAGGACGGGGCCGCAGCACAGCAAGCCGCTGCCGGTGCCCGCGCGGTCGGGATCACGGTCGGCACCCGCTATATCCATACGGTGACCGAGATGATCGAGACATCCGACCTTCAGGCGGCCCTCGATATCCTTGTGGCCTATCTGTCGGAATATTGACCGATCCGGTCGTGACCACGGAATTGGTCGGCAGGCTGATTGCTGACCAATTCCCACAATGGGCCGCGCTGCCGATCCAACCGGTCGCACAATCAGGCTGGGACAATCGCACTTTTCATCTGGGCCCTGCCATGTCCGTGCGCCTGCCCAGTGCAGCGCGCTACGCCGCACAAGTCGCAAAAGAGCAGCGATGGTTGCCCCATATCGCGCGCCATGTCCCACTGCCGATCACCAGCCCTGTCGCGGCTGGCCGACCCGGCTGCGGGTATCCTTTTGGATGGAGCGTGATGACATGGCTGCCGGGCAAGACGCTGACCGATGAACCGGTCGCGGCCGATCTTGCGGATTTTCTGCGTGCCTTGCACCGGGTTCCCACCAAAGGTGGCCCATTGCCCGGCGCACATAATTTCCACCGCGGCGGTGATCTGCGGATATATGATCAGGAATTACGTCATAGCCTTGATCAACTGGGCGCAAATGTTGACGCGGAGGCGGTCATGCGGATCTGGTCGCGGGCCTGCACCAGCACGTGGCACCACACCCCTGTCTGGCTGCATGGTGATGTGGCGCCGGGCAATCTGCTGACTGACGGACGAAAGCTGTCGGCTGTGATCGACTTTGGCAGTTGCGGCATTGGCGATCCGGCCTGCGACCTGACCATCGCCTGGACCAGCTTTCGCGGGGCCGAACGTGCAACGTTCAAAGACAGACTGGCGCTGGATCCAGATACATGGACACGCGCCAAAGGCTGGGCCTTGTGGAAAGCCGCATTAGAGGCGTGCAAGGGCAGCCCGGACGGCTATCGTGTGATCACCGAAGTTATCGGCGATAACGGGCGTTAGGACTGCTTGGCCTCAAGTGCTGCGATACGGGCAGACAGGGCCTCGTTTTCCTCGCGGGCCTTCTGGGCCATCGCACGGACAGCATCGAACTCCTCGCGTGTGACAAAATCACGATCAGCCAGCCAGCGATCCATCAAGGATTTCATGGCTGTATTCGCCTCGTCCTTGGCGCCCTGGGCCACGCCCATCGCATTTGTCATCAACTGGCTGAGGTCATCAAACATCTTGTTCTTGGTCTGCATTCTCGTCTCCAATCCGCGTTATCTGATATATGGGTGTTCGCGCGGGTGTTCGCAAGCCGACAAGGCTGGTTGACTTCGCCGCAGGGGCGCGAAAAACAGTCAGCCATGATAGCTGCATTGCAATTCCCCAATATCTCGCCCGAGATCGTGTCCTTCAGCATTCTGGGGTTTGAACTGGCTCTTCGCTGGTATGCGATGGCCTATATCGTGGGCATCGCAATCGGATGGCAGATCATCAAGGCCGCGTTGCGCCGGCCGGCCCTGTGGCGCAACGGCCCGCCCATGCAGGTCAGCCAGCTTGAGGATTTGCTGACCTATATCGTCATCGGCGTCATTGGCGGTGGGCGGTTGGGTTACGTCTTTTTCTACAAGCCCGGCGATTTTCTGAGCAATCCGATTGATATCATCAAGATCTGGGAAGGTGGGTTGTCATTCCATGGCGGGTTTCTGGGGGTCGTCCTGGCAGTC
This region includes:
- a CDS encoding aminoglycoside phosphotransferase family protein produces the protein MTDPVVTTELVGRLIADQFPQWAALPIQPVAQSGWDNRTFHLGPAMSVRLPSAARYAAQVAKEQRWLPHIARHVPLPITSPVAAGRPGCGYPFGWSVMTWLPGKTLTDEPVAADLADFLRALHRVPTKGGPLPGAHNFHRGGDLRIYDQELRHSLDQLGANVDAEAVMRIWSRACTSTWHHTPVWLHGDVAPGNLLTDGRKLSAVIDFGSCGIGDPACDLTIAWTSFRGAERATFKDRLALDPDTWTRAKGWALWKAALEACKGSPDGYRVITEVIGDNGR
- a CDS encoding alpha/beta fold hydrolase, which codes for MLNTVSYDGPDSTPLLIAHGLFGSARNWGVLAKRLSQTRPVLVVDMRNHGASPWFDTQSYHDMADDLAEVIDQPMDVLGHSMGGKAAMVLALQHADKVNRLVVADIAPVTYAHSQQGPIDAMRAVALDSITSRADAKAQLGQLEPGVPDFLLQSLDMKARRWTLNLDVLAADMDKIIGFPEISGTYDKPTLFLSGAQSDYVKPEHRPQIKTLFPSAKFAKIPGAGHWLHAEKPREFEAAVAAFLTH
- a CDS encoding accessory factor UbiK family protein; this encodes MQTKNKMFDDLSQLMTNAMGVAQGAKDEANTAMKSLMDRWLADRDFVTREEFDAVRAMAQKAREENEALSARIAALEAKQS
- a CDS encoding M20/M25/M40 family metallo-hydrolase; translated protein: MNTDLLKRLCETPGVPGHEHRVRDLITAEIDGMFDAVSTDPMGSLLCRRDASKKDAPKVMLLCHMDEIGFLVSHITKEGFLYLQAVGGFDPRNLFSRRVLVCTDAGDFKGVMNPGGKPIHISAPEDRKKVPPVGDFFVDLGMGKAAHDVVKVGDFVVMDEPFLEMGNKFVSKALDNRIACWLGIEAIRQLGDKGRGAEIHVAFTSQEEVGLRGARTSSFAIRPDIGLGIDVTLSCDTPGIPEKDATTKQGKGFGLHVRDSSFIADKALVAEIEALAIANDIPYQRTMLAAGGQDGAAAQQAAAGARAVGITVGTRYIHTVTEMIETSDLQAALDILVAYLSEY